A genomic stretch from Ovis canadensis isolate MfBH-ARS-UI-01 breed Bighorn chromosome 5, ARS-UI_OviCan_v2, whole genome shotgun sequence includes:
- the LOC138441818 gene encoding olfactory receptor 2L3-like, giving the protein MVGGNASSVTDFILAGLFPEFQHSTVLNFVVIFIYILAFLGNLLLIVLIWGDSRLHTPMYILLSQLSLIDLTLTSTIVPKTASNFFTGKRTISRIGCGTQSFFFLMLGMSECLILTLMAYDRYVAVCIPLHYPTIMNPRFCLHMVAGCWIGGSIGSFIHTVYPMHFRICGSREIHHFFCEVPVLIKLSCEDTSVYQLVVVVTSIVLLVVPFSLIIASYTLIFLTVLRMNSVKGRKKALATGSSHLTVVSLFFGPNIFIYMTFTSSHSPEQDQALSLFSNILTPMLNPLIYSLRNKEVVAVLMKLMVRCGVS; this is encoded by the coding sequence ATGGTGGGTGGGAATGCGTCATCAGTAACTGATTTCATCCTTGCGGGACTCTTTCCTGAGTTTCAGCATTCCACTGTTCTCAACTTCGTGGTCATTTTCATCTACATCCTTGCTTTCCTGGGAAACTTACTTCTCATTGTCTTGATCTGGGGGGACTCTCGGCTCCACACACCCATGTACATTCTCCTCAGTCAACTCTCCCTCATTGACTTGACATTAACTTCTACCATTGTTCCGAAGACAGCTTCTAACTTTTTCACAGGGAAAAGGACCATATCACGGATTGGCTGTGGAACACAGAGTTTCTTCTTCCTGATGTTGGGAATGTCAGAATGCCTCATCTTGACTCTCATGGCTTATGACCGCTACGTGGCTGTCTGCATCCCACTGCATTATCCCACCATCATGAACCCCAGGTTCTGTCTGCACATGGTTGCTGGATGTTGGATTGGAGGCTCCATAGGTTCATTTATCCATACAGTCTACCCTATGCATTTTCGCATCTGTGGGTCAAGGGAGATCCACCATTTCTTCTGTGAGGTCCCAGTCCTCATTAAGCTTTCCTGTGAAGACACTTCAGTGTATCAGTTAGTGGTGGTGGTTACAAGCATTGTACTGCTCGTTGTGCCTTTCAGTCTCATCATAGCTTCCTACACACTCATCTTCCTCACTGTCCTCCGTATGAACTCTGTCAAGGGCAGGAAAAAAGCCCTGGCCACCGGTTCTTCCCACCTAACTGTGGTAAGTCTCTTCTTCGGCCCAAACATATTCATCTACATGACTTTCACTTCCTCACATAGTCCAGAGCAGGAccaggctctctctctcttcagcaACATCCTCACTCCCATGCTGAACCCCCTTATCTACAGCCTGAGGAATAAGGAGGTGGTGGCAGTTCTCATGAAGTTGATGGTGAGATGTGGGGTATCTTAG
- the LOC138440331 gene encoding olfactory receptor 2L3-like, translated as MLGRNASSVTDFILVGLFPEFQHSTVLNFVVIFIYILAFLGNLLLIVLIWGDSRLHTPMYILLSQLSLIDLTLTSTIVPKTASNFFTGKRTISRVGCGTQSFFFLMLGMSECLILTLMAYDRYVAVCIPLHYPTIMNPRFCLHMVAGCWIGGSISSFIHTVYPMHFRICGSREIHHFFCEVPVLIKLSCEDTSVYQLVVVVTSIVLLVVPFNLIIASYTLIFLTVLRMNSVKGRKKALATCSSHLTVVSLFFGPNIFIYMTFTSSHSPEQDQALSLFSNILTPMLNPLIYSLRNKEVVAALMKLMVRCGVS; from the coding sequence ATGTTGGGTAGGAATGCGTCATCAGTAACTGATTTCATCCTTGTGGGACTCTTTCCTGAGTTTCAGCATTCCACTGTTCTCAACTTCGTGGTCATTTTCATCTACATCCTTGCTTTCCTGGGAAACTTACTTCTCATTGTCTTGATCTGGGGGGACTCTCGGCTCCACACACCCATGTACATTCTCCTCAGTCAACTCTCCCTCATTGACTTGACATTAACTTCTACCATTGTTCCAAAGACAGCCTCTAACTTTTTCACAGGGAAAAGGACCATATCACGGGTTGGCTGTGGAACACAGAGTTTCTTCTTCCTGATGTTGGGAATGTCAGAATGCCTCATCTTGACTCTCATGGCTTATGACCGCTACGTGGCTGTCTGCATCCCACTGCATTATCCCACCATCATGAACCCCAGGTTCTGTCTGCACATGGTTGCTGGATGTTGGATTGGAGGCTCCATAAGTTCATTTATCCATACAGTCTACCCTATGCATTTTCGCATCTGTGGGTCAAGGGAGATCCACCATTTCTTCTGTGAGGTCCCAGTCCTCATTAAGCTTTCCTGTGAAGACACTTCAGTGTATCAGTTAGTGGTGGTGGTTACAAGCATTGTACTGCTCGTTGTGCCTTTCAATCTCATCATAGCTTCCTACACACTCATCTTCCTCACTGTCCTCCGTATGAACTCTGTCAAGGGCAGGAAAAAAGCCCTGGCCACCTGTTCTTCCCACCTGACTGTGGTAAGTCTCTTCTTCGGCCCAAACATATTCATCTACATGACTTTCACTTCCTCACATAGTCCAGAGCAGGAccaggctctctctctcttcagcaACATCCTCACTCCCATGCTGAACCCCCTTATCTACAGCCTGAGGAATAAGGAGGTGGTGGCAGCTCTCATGAAGTTGATGGTGAGATGTGGGGTATCTTAG